The genomic DNA TATAGTGGTCAGTCAGTCTATTATCATCTAGTGCGAAATATGGACGCTGAACCTGCTGAACAACCATTCTATGTGAATGCCAAACAGTACCACCGCATTCTTAAGCGGAGAATTGCTAGGGCAAAATTAGATGAGAGTCTGAAAGTCGCTCGAGGAAGACGCCCGTATCTTCATGAAAGCCGTCATAAACATGCCATGAGACGCCCGAGAGGTCAGGGTGGCAGATTTTTAACCGCAGCTGAGATTGCTGAACGAGAACGCAaggaaagagaagaagctgagaaCGGCGGGTCTGGTGGTGATCCAAGTAGTGCCAGCAATAGCAGTGACAGTGTTaatgagccagaagcagtaTCTGTTAATGGCTCTGAggccactgctgctaccagtGAAGCTGATAATGTTACAACCGACGCCGCTAGTAATGGAACTTACCAAAATAATGAGACCGTTGTTGACGAGACCAGTAACGTTGATGGTTCTCAAGCTAATGACAATAATGAC from Sugiyamaella lignohabitans strain CBS 10342 chromosome D, complete sequence includes the following:
- the HAP2 gene encoding Hap2p (Subunit of the Hap2p/3p/4p/5p CCAAT-binding complex; complex is heme-activated and glucose-repressed; complex is a transcriptional activator and global regulator of respiratory gene expression; contains sequences sufficient for both complex assembly and DNA binding; GO_component: GO:0016602 - CCAAT-binding factor complex [Evidence IEA]; GO_component: GO:0016602 - CCAAT-binding factor complex [Evidence IDA,IPI] [PMID 2832951]; GO_component: GO:0005634 - nucleus [Evidence IEA,IEA]; GO_component: GO:0005634 - nucleus [Evidence IDA] [PMID 11914276]; GO_function: GO:0003677 - DNA binding [Evidence IEA,IEA]; GO_function: GO:0000978 - RNA polymerase II core promoter proximal region sequence-specific DNA binding [Evidence IDA] [PMID 7828851]; GO_function: GO:0001077 - RNA polymerase II core promoter proximal region sequence-specific DNA binding transcription factor activity involved in positive regulation of transcription [Evidence IDA] [PMID 2832951]; GO_function: GO:0003700 - sequence-specific DNA binding transcription factor activity [Evidence IEA]; GO_process: GO:0000436 - carbon catabolite activation of transcription from RNA polymerase II promoter [Evidence IDA] [PMID 2832951]; GO_process: GO:0043457 - regulation of cellular respiration [Evidence IMP] [PMID 2182199]; GO_process: GO:0006355 - regulation of transcription, DNA-templated [Evidence IEA,IEA]; GO_process: GO:0006351 - transcription, DNA-templated [Evidence IEA]), encoding MDAEPAEQPFYVNAKQYHRILKRRIARAKLDESLKVARGRRPYLHESRHKHAMRRPRGQGGRFLTAAEIAERERKEREEAENGGSGGDPSSASNSSDSVNEPEAVSVNGSEATAATSEADNVTTDAASNGTYQNNETVVDETSNVDGSQANDNNDKLNKGEYQENGDSAEPDRSGEPAEPLEFLA